A single region of the Sus scrofa isolate TJ Tabasco breed Duroc chromosome 16, Sscrofa11.1, whole genome shotgun sequence genome encodes:
- the PDE4D gene encoding cAMP-specific 3',5'-cyclic phosphodiesterase 4D isoform X16 yields the protein MASNKFKRMLNRELTHLSEMSRSGNQVSEYISNTFLDKQHEVEIPSPTQKEKEKKKRPMSQISGVKKLMHSSSLTNSSIPRFGVKTEQEDVLAKELEDVNKWGLHVFRIAELSGNRPLTVIMHTIFQERDLLKTFKIPVDTLITYLMTLEDHYHADVAYHNNIHAADVVQSTHVLLSTPALEAVFTDLEILAAIFASAIHDVDHPGVSNQFLINTNSELALMYNDSSVLENHHLAVGFKLLQEENCDIFQNLTKKQRQSLRKMVIDIVLATDMSKHMNLLADLKTMVETKKVTSSGVLLLDNYSDRIQVLQNMVHCADLSNPTKPLQLYRQWTDRIMEEFFRQGDRERERGMEISPMCDKHNASVEKSQVGFIDYIVHPLWETWADLVHPDAQDILDTLEDNREWYQSTIPQSPSPAPDDQEEGRQGQTEKFQFELTLEEDGESDTEKDSGSQVEEDTSCSDSKTLCTQDSESTEIPLDEQVEEEAVGEEEESQPEACGIEDPSPDT from the exons tttaaaaGGATGCTTAATCGGGAGCTCACCCATCTCTCTGAAATGAGTCGGTCTGGAAATCAAGTGTCAGAATATATATCAAACACGTTCTTAG atAAGCAGCATGAAGTGGAAATTCCTTCTCCAactcagaaggaaaaggagaaaaagaaaaggccaatgTCTCAGATCAGTGGGGTCAAGAAGTTGATgcacagctccagtttgactaaTTCAAGCATCCCGAGGTTTGGGGTCAAAACTGAACAAGAAGACGTCCTTGCCAAG GAGCTAGAAGATGTGAACAAATGGGGTCTTCATGTTTTCAGAATAGCAGAGCTGTCTGGTAACCGGCCTTTGACTGTTATCATGCACACCATTTTTCAG GAACGTGATctgttaaaaacatttaaaattccaGTAGACACTTTAATTACATACCTTATGACCCTGGAAGATCATTACCATGCTGATGTGGCCTACCACAATAATATTCATGCTGCGGACGTCGTCCAGTCAACACATGTGCTGTTATCTACACCTGCTTTGGAG gctgtgTTTACAGATTTGGAGATTCTTGCAGCAATTTTTGCCAGTGCAATACATGATGTGGATCACCCTGGTGTCTCCAATCAGTTTCTGATCAATACAA ACTCTGAACTTGCCTTGATGTACAATGATTCTTCTGTCCTGGAGAACCATCATTTAGCCGTAGGCTTTAAATTGCTTCAGGAAGAAAACTGTGACATTTTCCAGAACTTGACCAAAAAGCAAAGACAATCATTAAGGAAGATGGTCATTGACATT gTACTTGCAACAGACATGTCAAAGCACATGAATCTACTGGCTGATTTGAAAACCATGGTTGAAACTAAGAAAGTGACAAGTTCTGGAGTTCTTCTTCTTGATAATTATTCTGATAGGATTCAG GTCCTTCAGAACATGGTGCATTGTGCTGACCTGAGCAACCCAACCAAGCCACTCCAGCTGTACCGCCAGTGGACAGACCGCATAATGGAGGAGTTCTTCCGCCAGGGAGACCGAGAAAGGGAGCGGGGCATGGAGATAAGCCCCATGTGTGACAAGCACAATGCGTCTGTGGAAAAATCACAG gtgGGCTTCATAGACTATATTGTTCATCCTCTCTGGGAGACGTGGGCAGACCTGGTCCATCCTGATGCCCAGGACATTTTGGACACTTTGGAGGACAATCGTGAGTGGTACCAGAGCACAATTCCTCAGAGCCCGTCCCCAGCACCTGATGACCAGGAGGAGGGCCGACAGGGTCAAACGGAGAAGTTCCAGTTTGAACTGACTTTGGAGGAAGATGGCGAGTCAGATACGGAAAAGGATAGCGGGAGCCAAGTGGAAGAAGACACCAGCTGCAGTGACTCCAAGACGCTCTGCACTCAAGACTCGGAGTCCACCGAAATCCCCCTGGACgagcaggtggaggaggaagcggtgggagaggaggaggagagccagCCGGAGGCCTGCGGCATTGAAGATCCCTCCCCCGACACGTAA
- the PDE4D gene encoding cAMP-specific 3',5'-cyclic phosphodiesterase 4D isoform X14 produces the protein MPEANYLLSVSWGYIKFKRMLNRELTHLSEMSRSGNQVSEYISNTFLDKQHEVEIPSPTQKEKEKKKRPMSQISGVKKLMHSSSLTNSSIPRFGVKTEQEDVLAKELEDVNKWGLHVFRIAELSGNRPLTVIMHTIFQERDLLKTFKIPVDTLITYLMTLEDHYHADVAYHNNIHAADVVQSTHVLLSTPALEAVFTDLEILAAIFASAIHDVDHPGVSNQFLINTNSELALMYNDSSVLENHHLAVGFKLLQEENCDIFQNLTKKQRQSLRKMVIDIVLATDMSKHMNLLADLKTMVETKKVTSSGVLLLDNYSDRIQVLQNMVHCADLSNPTKPLQLYRQWTDRIMEEFFRQGDRERERGMEISPMCDKHNASVEKSQVGFIDYIVHPLWETWADLVHPDAQDILDTLEDNREWYQSTIPQSPSPAPDDQEEGRQGQTEKFQFELTLEEDGESDTEKDSGSQVEEDTSCSDSKTLCTQDSESTEIPLDEQVEEEAVGEEEESQPEACGIEDPSPDT, from the exons ATGCCTGAAGCAAACTATTTACTGTCAGTATCTTGGGGCTACATAAAG tttaaaaGGATGCTTAATCGGGAGCTCACCCATCTCTCTGAAATGAGTCGGTCTGGAAATCAAGTGTCAGAATATATATCAAACACGTTCTTAG atAAGCAGCATGAAGTGGAAATTCCTTCTCCAactcagaaggaaaaggagaaaaagaaaaggccaatgTCTCAGATCAGTGGGGTCAAGAAGTTGATgcacagctccagtttgactaaTTCAAGCATCCCGAGGTTTGGGGTCAAAACTGAACAAGAAGACGTCCTTGCCAAG GAGCTAGAAGATGTGAACAAATGGGGTCTTCATGTTTTCAGAATAGCAGAGCTGTCTGGTAACCGGCCTTTGACTGTTATCATGCACACCATTTTTCAG GAACGTGATctgttaaaaacatttaaaattccaGTAGACACTTTAATTACATACCTTATGACCCTGGAAGATCATTACCATGCTGATGTGGCCTACCACAATAATATTCATGCTGCGGACGTCGTCCAGTCAACACATGTGCTGTTATCTACACCTGCTTTGGAG gctgtgTTTACAGATTTGGAGATTCTTGCAGCAATTTTTGCCAGTGCAATACATGATGTGGATCACCCTGGTGTCTCCAATCAGTTTCTGATCAATACAA ACTCTGAACTTGCCTTGATGTACAATGATTCTTCTGTCCTGGAGAACCATCATTTAGCCGTAGGCTTTAAATTGCTTCAGGAAGAAAACTGTGACATTTTCCAGAACTTGACCAAAAAGCAAAGACAATCATTAAGGAAGATGGTCATTGACATT gTACTTGCAACAGACATGTCAAAGCACATGAATCTACTGGCTGATTTGAAAACCATGGTTGAAACTAAGAAAGTGACAAGTTCTGGAGTTCTTCTTCTTGATAATTATTCTGATAGGATTCAG GTCCTTCAGAACATGGTGCATTGTGCTGACCTGAGCAACCCAACCAAGCCACTCCAGCTGTACCGCCAGTGGACAGACCGCATAATGGAGGAGTTCTTCCGCCAGGGAGACCGAGAAAGGGAGCGGGGCATGGAGATAAGCCCCATGTGTGACAAGCACAATGCGTCTGTGGAAAAATCACAG gtgGGCTTCATAGACTATATTGTTCATCCTCTCTGGGAGACGTGGGCAGACCTGGTCCATCCTGATGCCCAGGACATTTTGGACACTTTGGAGGACAATCGTGAGTGGTACCAGAGCACAATTCCTCAGAGCCCGTCCCCAGCACCTGATGACCAGGAGGAGGGCCGACAGGGTCAAACGGAGAAGTTCCAGTTTGAACTGACTTTGGAGGAAGATGGCGAGTCAGATACGGAAAAGGATAGCGGGAGCCAAGTGGAAGAAGACACCAGCTGCAGTGACTCCAAGACGCTCTGCACTCAAGACTCGGAGTCCACCGAAATCCCCCTGGACgagcaggtggaggaggaagcggtgggagaggaggaggagagccagCCGGAGGCCTGCGGCATTGAAGATCCCTCCCCCGACACGTAA
- the PDE4D gene encoding cAMP-specific 3',5'-cyclic phosphodiesterase 4D isoform X15, whose protein sequence is MLRYTASKKFKRMLNRELTHLSEMSRSGNQVSEYISNTFLDKQHEVEIPSPTQKEKEKKKRPMSQISGVKKLMHSSSLTNSSIPRFGVKTEQEDVLAKELEDVNKWGLHVFRIAELSGNRPLTVIMHTIFQERDLLKTFKIPVDTLITYLMTLEDHYHADVAYHNNIHAADVVQSTHVLLSTPALEAVFTDLEILAAIFASAIHDVDHPGVSNQFLINTNSELALMYNDSSVLENHHLAVGFKLLQEENCDIFQNLTKKQRQSLRKMVIDIVLATDMSKHMNLLADLKTMVETKKVTSSGVLLLDNYSDRIQVLQNMVHCADLSNPTKPLQLYRQWTDRIMEEFFRQGDRERERGMEISPMCDKHNASVEKSQVGFIDYIVHPLWETWADLVHPDAQDILDTLEDNREWYQSTIPQSPSPAPDDQEEGRQGQTEKFQFELTLEEDGESDTEKDSGSQVEEDTSCSDSKTLCTQDSESTEIPLDEQVEEEAVGEEEESQPEACGIEDPSPDT, encoded by the exons ATGCTAAGGTACACAGCCTCCAAGAAG tttaaaaGGATGCTTAATCGGGAGCTCACCCATCTCTCTGAAATGAGTCGGTCTGGAAATCAAGTGTCAGAATATATATCAAACACGTTCTTAG atAAGCAGCATGAAGTGGAAATTCCTTCTCCAactcagaaggaaaaggagaaaaagaaaaggccaatgTCTCAGATCAGTGGGGTCAAGAAGTTGATgcacagctccagtttgactaaTTCAAGCATCCCGAGGTTTGGGGTCAAAACTGAACAAGAAGACGTCCTTGCCAAG GAGCTAGAAGATGTGAACAAATGGGGTCTTCATGTTTTCAGAATAGCAGAGCTGTCTGGTAACCGGCCTTTGACTGTTATCATGCACACCATTTTTCAG GAACGTGATctgttaaaaacatttaaaattccaGTAGACACTTTAATTACATACCTTATGACCCTGGAAGATCATTACCATGCTGATGTGGCCTACCACAATAATATTCATGCTGCGGACGTCGTCCAGTCAACACATGTGCTGTTATCTACACCTGCTTTGGAG gctgtgTTTACAGATTTGGAGATTCTTGCAGCAATTTTTGCCAGTGCAATACATGATGTGGATCACCCTGGTGTCTCCAATCAGTTTCTGATCAATACAA ACTCTGAACTTGCCTTGATGTACAATGATTCTTCTGTCCTGGAGAACCATCATTTAGCCGTAGGCTTTAAATTGCTTCAGGAAGAAAACTGTGACATTTTCCAGAACTTGACCAAAAAGCAAAGACAATCATTAAGGAAGATGGTCATTGACATT gTACTTGCAACAGACATGTCAAAGCACATGAATCTACTGGCTGATTTGAAAACCATGGTTGAAACTAAGAAAGTGACAAGTTCTGGAGTTCTTCTTCTTGATAATTATTCTGATAGGATTCAG GTCCTTCAGAACATGGTGCATTGTGCTGACCTGAGCAACCCAACCAAGCCACTCCAGCTGTACCGCCAGTGGACAGACCGCATAATGGAGGAGTTCTTCCGCCAGGGAGACCGAGAAAGGGAGCGGGGCATGGAGATAAGCCCCATGTGTGACAAGCACAATGCGTCTGTGGAAAAATCACAG gtgGGCTTCATAGACTATATTGTTCATCCTCTCTGGGAGACGTGGGCAGACCTGGTCCATCCTGATGCCCAGGACATTTTGGACACTTTGGAGGACAATCGTGAGTGGTACCAGAGCACAATTCCTCAGAGCCCGTCCCCAGCACCTGATGACCAGGAGGAGGGCCGACAGGGTCAAACGGAGAAGTTCCAGTTTGAACTGACTTTGGAGGAAGATGGCGAGTCAGATACGGAAAAGGATAGCGGGAGCCAAGTGGAAGAAGACACCAGCTGCAGTGACTCCAAGACGCTCTGCACTCAAGACTCGGAGTCCACCGAAATCCCCCTGGACgagcaggtggaggaggaagcggtgggagaggaggaggagagccagCCGGAGGCCTGCGGCATTGAAGATCCCTCCCCCGACACGTAA